In Nitrosopumilus sp., one genomic interval encodes:
- a CDS encoding DM13 domain-containing protein, with product ETMMDETMMDETMMDETIPMSYSGSFIGVGDGIHDAQGDAYTIPTKDESNILRLENFESTNGPDLYVYLATDDKASDFVNLGKLKANNGNQNYDIPEGTNLQKYNKVLIWCKTFSVLFGSAELS from the coding sequence ATGAGACTATGATGGATGAGACTATGATGGATGAGACTATGATGGATGAGACTATTCCAATGTCTTATTCAGGTTCATTCATTGGTGTTGGGGATGGAATTCATGATGCACAAGGAGATGCCTACACAATTCCAACAAAAGATGAAAGCAACATTCTCAGACTAGAAAACTTTGAATCAACTAATGGACCTGATTTGTATGTGTACTTGGCAACAGACGATAAGGCATCAGACTTTGTTAATCTAGGAAAACTCAAAGCAAATAATGGAAATCAAAATTATGATATTCCAGAAGGAACTAATCTGCAAAAATACAACAAAGTTTTGATTTGGTGTAAGACTTTCAGTGTCTTGTTTGGAAGTGCTGAATTGTCTTGA
- a CDS encoding CbtA family protein, with translation MKTMIFLAIVLVSGALAGTIHGIVNLAIVEPYLDEAIGIENQNLFDSGEEENTPQFWVEYDAYRDWQKGGQVLAGAILGTSVGALFGIVYALSRHVLPSGNELKKTLTLAGVMWLALFFIPFLKYPANPPTVGDGETVVLRAVLYLSFIALSGFGAVAFYQLSKKIKSKSKIISLTGYGIFIATMFTLMPSNPDEVNAPMDLVDEFRIMSVVAVSVFWVSVAVILGVLWHKFRPHSQLPIAKNG, from the coding sequence GTGAAGACAATGATCTTTCTTGCAATAGTGTTGGTTTCAGGTGCACTAGCTGGTACTATTCATGGTATTGTAAATCTTGCAATCGTGGAACCATATCTTGATGAAGCAATAGGAATTGAAAATCAAAACCTATTTGATTCAGGCGAAGAAGAAAACACTCCACAATTCTGGGTAGAATATGATGCTTATCGTGATTGGCAGAAAGGTGGACAGGTTCTAGCTGGTGCTATTTTGGGTACATCCGTTGGGGCATTGTTTGGAATTGTCTATGCATTATCAAGACATGTGTTACCTTCAGGAAATGAACTGAAGAAAACACTTACTCTTGCAGGCGTTATGTGGTTGGCATTATTCTTTATTCCTTTTTTGAAATACCCTGCAAATCCCCCAACGGTAGGAGATGGAGAAACTGTAGTGCTAAGAGCCGTTTTGTATTTGTCTTTTATTGCTCTATCTGGATTTGGGGCTGTTGCATTTTACCAATTATCTAAAAAAATAAAATCAAAATCAAAAATCATATCTTTAACAGGCTATGGAATATTTATTGCAACAATGTTTACACTAATGCCCTCAAATCCCGATGAGGTAAATGCTCCAATGGATTTAGTTGATGAATTCAGAATAATGTCTGTTGTTGCAGTAAGTGTATTCTGGGTATCTGTGGCTGTAATTTTAGGAGTATTGTGGCATAAATTTAGACCTCATTCTCAATTACCTATTGCCAAAAATGGTTAA
- a CDS encoding CbtB domain-containing protein translates to MSKSKGITIVESKVPIFAIGLLAMVFATGLFVVGFDQGHIFSVVLGEQAFEDLYIHELTHDMRHAAGFPCH, encoded by the coding sequence TTGTCCAAATCAAAAGGAATTACAATTGTAGAATCTAAAGTTCCAATCTTTGCAATAGGACTACTTGCTATGGTTTTTGCAACAGGTCTGTTTGTTGTAGGGTTTGATCAAGGGCATATCTTCAGTGTTGTGTTAGGGGAGCAGGCCTTTGAAGATCTTTACATTCATGAATTAACACACGACATGAGACATGCAGCAGGATTTCCTTGTCATTAG
- a CDS encoding DUF4443 domain-containing protein → MNQQIRILQKVVTRKGNSKALTFSMPHVLKSILHLSNQKYVSRASFCQELKIGEGAVRTLILHLKEYGLVDSIKAGTFLTNKGKKFAGKFQTIMPSQTFLRKCCLTNGKHNCAILLKGEYIDDIGNGMQQRDFAILYGASDSLTLIFREGEFVFSGDQMRCFEDELEIRDNLIESLKPKNEDIVIITSSDDKFVAEISAINTAIGTLATHEKH, encoded by the coding sequence ATGAATCAACAGATCAGGATATTACAAAAAGTTGTAACAAGAAAGGGAAATAGTAAGGCATTAACTTTTAGCATGCCACACGTTTTAAAATCAATTTTGCATTTATCAAATCAAAAATATGTTAGTCGTGCAAGTTTTTGTCAAGAACTAAAAATTGGCGAAGGGGCTGTTAGGACATTAATTTTACATCTAAAAGAATACGGATTGGTTGATTCCATCAAAGCTGGGACATTTCTTACAAACAAAGGAAAAAAGTTTGCAGGAAAATTCCAAACAATTATGCCATCACAAACTTTTCTAAGAAAATGTTGCCTGACTAATGGAAAACATAATTGTGCGATTTTATTAAAAGGAGAATATATTGATGATATTGGCAACGGAATGCAGCAAAGGGATTTTGCAATACTTTATGGTGCAAGTGATTCTCTAACTTTGATTTTCAGAGAAGGAGAATTTGTTTTTTCAGGAGATCAGATGAGATGTTTTGAAGACGAATTGGAGATTAGAGACAATCTAATAGAATCATTAAAACCTAAAAATGAAGATATTGTAATAATCACATCATCGGATGACAAGTTTGTAGCAGAAATTTCTGCAATTAATACTGCCATAGGTACTTTGGCAACACATGAAAAACACTAG
- a CDS encoding FTR1 family protein: protein MKIRILSLFFAFFICISAIDQTYAEYDSASIRTGIEITSLGLDQIRSSLISNDLENAKRYSTVTSELFGQYVQTLRSSGSEHVDEIHISLLDLHSKIDANDDVLSDVDKIQNLLEEIPYELSSEDVIVNLLSVADERYQTGIQNNDEISYQISLKLIQRSEDLLVETSFDDRLSLEIESFFQELKSLAKQKIDFVKVGNLITAIQKDILGTETVSFDHLELYQNIYTLYDELIESVKSGDYETAEETAIIAYLDNFEYLEPAIEKVDKDLLYTLEIDMRENLRDMINNEDSPEEIKQFLETKILPDLYKSESLVSEQLLSNPNTLEQKESKTDDLKQMGDASEEAKSGVRNEVDFIRDSLDDVVIFYENGDFQSAYATARTAYLDSYEFVEIPLRTIAPDFTLEVEYQFAELRNLIDKKEDLEKVREVVISINRNLDESERLVSGTGTLAPSIAFTSSFAIIFREGLESVLILGAIMTYLEASRNNQLKKYIYYGILAAFAATAITWIIASYVIEISGANRELVEAIAALSATAVLFYVSFWVLNKIEHKKWMEFVKAKVWQATTTGSVMVFVMLSFFTVYREGFETVLFYQAMSGFAKYMEAYVGLGFVLGIVSLLGMYYVMKKLGKRLPLRALFGLTMGVGAYLSIAFLGNAIRELQILDIVPYTSMIGIIPRLDINLAAMTGIYPTLETVIAQIILLGVYLLASSYVLILRPNKEKQLATMRKSRGTANVK from the coding sequence ATGAAAATCAGAATATTGTCACTATTTTTTGCATTTTTCATATGTATTAGTGCTATTGATCAAACGTATGCAGAATATGACTCAGCATCAATCCGAACAGGGATTGAAATTACTTCCTTGGGGCTAGACCAAATTAGATCTAGCCTGATTTCAAATGATTTGGAAAACGCAAAACGATACTCTACTGTTACGTCTGAATTGTTTGGACAATATGTTCAGACTCTTAGATCATCTGGTTCTGAACATGTGGATGAGATTCATATCTCATTACTTGATTTGCACTCAAAGATTGATGCAAATGACGACGTTTTATCTGATGTTGATAAAATTCAAAACTTACTTGAAGAAATTCCATATGAATTGTCTTCAGAAGATGTTATTGTAAATTTATTGTCAGTGGCTGATGAGAGATATCAGACTGGAATTCAAAACAATGATGAAATATCATACCAAATTTCACTTAAATTAATTCAAAGATCTGAGGACTTGCTTGTTGAAACAAGTTTTGATGACAGGCTAAGTCTTGAAATTGAGTCTTTCTTCCAAGAACTTAAAAGTCTTGCAAAACAAAAAATAGATTTCGTCAAAGTTGGAAATCTAATCACTGCTATACAAAAAGATATTCTTGGTACGGAAACTGTCTCTTTTGATCATCTGGAACTATATCAGAACATCTACACTTTATATGATGAATTAATTGAATCTGTTAAATCTGGAGACTACGAGACGGCTGAAGAAACTGCAATAATTGCATACCTTGATAATTTTGAATATTTGGAGCCTGCAATTGAAAAAGTAGACAAGGATTTACTTTACACTCTTGAAATTGACATGCGTGAAAACCTGCGTGACATGATAAACAATGAAGATTCCCCCGAAGAAATTAAACAATTTTTAGAAACTAAAATTCTCCCAGATCTTTACAAATCTGAATCTCTAGTCTCTGAACAACTCCTGTCTAATCCAAATACACTTGAACAAAAAGAATCAAAAACAGATGATCTTAAACAAATGGGTGATGCTTCTGAGGAGGCAAAGTCTGGCGTTAGAAATGAGGTTGATTTTATACGAGATTCTCTTGATGACGTTGTAATTTTTTATGAAAACGGTGATTTTCAGTCAGCATATGCTACTGCCAGAACAGCTTATTTGGATAGTTATGAGTTTGTAGAAATCCCACTAAGGACAATAGCTCCTGATTTTACTCTGGAGGTGGAATATCAATTTGCAGAGCTTCGAAACCTTATTGACAAAAAAGAAGATTTAGAAAAAGTCAGAGAGGTAGTAATTTCAATTAATAGGAATCTAGACGAATCCGAAAGATTGGTGAGTGGTACTGGTACTTTGGCCCCATCAATTGCGTTTACTTCCTCATTTGCGATAATTTTTAGAGAGGGGCTGGAATCTGTTTTGATTCTTGGTGCAATCATGACTTATCTTGAAGCCTCAAGAAACAATCAATTAAAGAAATACATCTACTATGGAATTCTTGCTGCGTTTGCTGCAACTGCAATTACTTGGATAATTGCATCGTATGTCATTGAAATTTCAGGAGCTAATCGAGAGTTAGTGGAAGCAATAGCTGCTTTGTCTGCAACTGCTGTTTTATTTTACGTGAGCTTTTGGGTATTAAATAAAATTGAACATAAAAAATGGATGGAGTTTGTAAAGGCCAAAGTGTGGCAGGCTACTACAACTGGCAGCGTTATGGTTTTTGTAATGCTTTCATTTTTTACTGTGTATCGAGAGGGATTTGAAACTGTTTTATTTTATCAGGCCATGTCTGGATTTGCAAAATACATGGAAGCATATGTTGGTCTTGGATTTGTTTTAGGCATTGTATCGTTGTTAGGTATGTACTATGTAATGAAAAAACTTGGAAAACGATTGCCATTGCGTGCATTGTTTGGCCTTACAATGGGAGTTGGGGCCTATCTCTCAATTGCATTTTTAGGAAATGCAATACGAGAGCTTCAAATTTTGGATATTGTTCCATACACTAGCATGATTGGAATAATTCCTAGGTTAGACATCAACCTTGCTGCAATGACTGGAATATATCCAACACTAGAGACTGTAATTGCTCAGATTATTTTGTTGGGTGTTTATTTACTTGCATCATCATACGTATTGATATTGAGACCAAATAAGGAAAAACAACTGGCAACAATGAGAAAATCTAGAGGTACAGCCAATGTCAAGTGA
- a CDS encoding hydantoinase/oxoprolinase family protein: protein MSSDQRVRVGIDVGGTFTKAVAIDVKTGSIISKSTVPTTHSSEKGVSEGIIQTISEILNESKINIGDIELISHSTTQAINALLESDTSKVGIISMGVGPEKKEVIKRTNLQDAQINSEQDIQTCHTFLDTSHLISEEEVKDAIKELQNKGAKVIVATESFGVDDPSNELFVMKNAADLNLPSTASHEISGTYGLEIRTLTGAINASVLPKTFQVANFVEHAIQDVGINAPLMIMKGDGGVTSIDTFKTKPVLTILSGPAASVAGALLHLKITNGIFVEVGGTSTNICIIKNGKPEFQYVTIKDHPTCVRSMDVRILGVAGGSMVRLRDNRVWKVGPRSAHIAGLKYSCFAEPEELKNGKITTIKPKENDEEYVAIECESGLYAITNTCAANALGMIEKNDYAFANQESAKIAIELLAKQLGVTFIEIAQSIIQTSSFEIMKTISKIIKEFKLNPDTTQLIGGGGGASTLVPFVAKQLQLQYKKAQHAEIISSIGVASSMLQEEIEQTLINPTPELINQAHKKIHAIMISKGAVPESIVIDSQYIPDRSILRLTAVGNVELDSAETTKNVFTLSEAKRRASEIMQISEELTDLSFESDHYLVFAGHVTEKRLFSKKHRHPLLVLDRFGKMKKYLKNGKIFQGGKISILEELDDFLESRNNDVAPQVYLINDLKLIDYSSLTSSSHILNAVKQELDENERASILIEL, encoded by the coding sequence ATGTCAAGTGACCAAAGAGTTCGAGTTGGAATTGATGTCGGTGGAACTTTTACAAAAGCTGTTGCAATTGACGTTAAAACAGGCTCAATAATTTCTAAATCCACAGTTCCTACAACACATTCTTCAGAAAAGGGAGTTTCTGAGGGCATCATCCAAACAATATCTGAGATTTTGAATGAATCTAAAATAAACATAGGAGACATAGAATTAATTTCACACAGCACCACTCAAGCTATTAATGCTCTGTTGGAGTCTGACACATCCAAAGTCGGAATCATTTCTATGGGTGTGGGACCAGAAAAAAAAGAGGTCATCAAACGCACTAACCTGCAAGATGCGCAAATCAATTCCGAACAAGATATTCAAACATGTCACACATTTTTAGATACTTCTCATTTAATTTCTGAAGAAGAGGTAAAAGATGCAATCAAAGAGTTACAAAATAAAGGTGCAAAAGTAATTGTTGCAACCGAATCTTTTGGAGTTGATGATCCCTCAAATGAATTGTTTGTAATGAAAAATGCTGCGGATCTAAACTTGCCGTCTACTGCATCTCATGAAATTTCTGGAACTTATGGACTTGAAATACGAACACTTACTGGAGCAATTAACGCAAGTGTACTGCCTAAAACATTTCAAGTTGCAAATTTTGTAGAACACGCAATTCAGGATGTAGGTATTAACGCACCATTGATGATAATGAAGGGCGATGGAGGCGTTACAAGCATTGACACTTTTAAAACAAAACCTGTCCTTACTATTTTGTCTGGTCCTGCAGCAAGTGTAGCCGGAGCACTTTTACATCTCAAAATTACCAATGGCATTTTTGTTGAAGTTGGTGGAACAAGTACCAATATCTGCATCATTAAAAACGGAAAACCTGAATTCCAGTACGTTACCATCAAAGATCATCCTACATGTGTGCGCTCTATGGATGTAAGGATTTTGGGAGTAGCTGGAGGAAGCATGGTGAGATTAAGAGATAATCGAGTCTGGAAGGTGGGTCCCAGAAGTGCACACATTGCAGGTCTGAAATATTCCTGTTTTGCAGAACCTGAGGAATTAAAAAATGGAAAAATCACCACGATAAAACCAAAAGAAAACGACGAGGAGTATGTTGCAATAGAGTGTGAAAGTGGATTGTATGCCATTACCAACACCTGTGCTGCCAATGCTTTGGGCATGATTGAAAAGAATGACTATGCATTTGCTAACCAGGAATCTGCAAAAATTGCAATTGAACTTTTAGCAAAACAACTTGGAGTGACATTTATTGAAATTGCACAATCCATCATTCAAACATCCTCTTTTGAGATTATGAAAACAATTAGCAAAATTATAAAAGAATTCAAATTAAATCCAGATACAACACAACTAATTGGAGGTGGTGGAGGTGCTTCTACACTTGTTCCATTTGTTGCAAAGCAACTACAATTACAATACAAAAAGGCACAACATGCTGAAATTATCTCATCTATTGGCGTAGCTTCCTCTATGTTGCAAGAAGAAATTGAACAGACTCTGATTAATCCAACACCTGAACTGATTAATCAGGCACACAAAAAAATTCATGCCATTATGATTAGCAAGGGTGCAGTCCCAGAATCAATTGTGATTGACAGTCAATACATTCCAGACAGATCCATCTTGAGATTAACTGCAGTTGGAAACGTGGAACTAGACAGTGCAGAAACGACAAAAAATGTTTTCACATTATCTGAAGCAAAAAGACGGGCTAGTGAAATTATGCAAATTTCTGAAGAATTAACTGATCTGAGCTTTGAGTCTGATCATTATCTTGTATTTGCAGGACATGTAACTGAAAAACGCCTTTTTAGTAAAAAACATCGCCATCCGTTGTTAGTACTTGACCGATTTGGCAAGATGAAAAAATATCTGAAAAATGGAAAAATTTTCCAAGGCGGAAAAATATCCATCCTTGAGGAACTGGATGATTTTCTAGAGTCTAGAAATAATGATGTCGCACCACAAGTTTACTTGATTAATGATCTAAAGTTAATTGATTACTCCAGCTTAACCTCGTCATCTCACATACTAAATGCTGTCAAACAGGAACTAGATGAAAATGAACGCGCATCCATTCTGATTGAATTGTAA
- a CDS encoding PEFG-CTERM sorting domain-containing protein: MTNVKTLTILMTSIVLSVSFSQAVYAESYQDKADFASSLEETLGHFWALEQNLDDKNAELALIHATHPIAELYDSMKPELKAADPNLDAQVQETLMELKNRANTEISRAQAQQAIDDAKGVVAIARSTVVGDELSSETAFKVKLMQVLLETSIAEYGEAVSDGVIGEMAEFQDGSAFVWRSQQIFAEIESDVDHHAAEEIEELYGDLWAAYDARADPSQVEILAGGIIHELDESLEPKIEFASSLEETLGHFWALEQNLDDKNAELALIHATHPIAELYDSMKPELKAADPNLDAQVQETLMELKNRANTEISRAQAQQAIDDAKGVVAIARSTVVGDELSSETAFKVKLMQVLLETSIAEYGEAVSDGVIGEMAEFQDGSAFVWRSQQIFAEIESDVDHHAAEEIEELYGDLWAAYDARADPSQVEILAGGIIHELDEILGVENKESNLLEYVENIQTLLEQTKVEYAKGDTDLALSLATKAYLDNYEFLEAPLIEIGQKELMEEVEVMLREDLRTMIKNGESSSAINTQVDAILVKMNTIGTVVPEFGTVAMMVLAVAIISIVAITAKSRISLRV, encoded by the coding sequence ATGACAAACGTAAAAACACTGACAATTCTTATGACATCTATCGTACTTTCTGTTTCGTTTTCACAGGCTGTATATGCAGAATCTTATCAGGACAAAGCCGACTTTGCTTCTTCCTTGGAAGAAACACTTGGACATTTCTGGGCACTTGAACAGAACCTTGATGATAAAAATGCGGAACTGGCATTGATTCATGCAACGCATCCAATTGCAGAACTGTATGACTCCATGAAACCTGAACTCAAAGCAGCAGATCCTAACCTTGATGCGCAAGTTCAAGAAACATTAATGGAATTAAAAAACAGGGCAAACACCGAGATATCTAGAGCACAAGCTCAGCAAGCAATTGATGATGCAAAAGGTGTAGTAGCAATTGCACGTTCTACCGTTGTTGGAGATGAGTTAAGTAGTGAAACTGCATTCAAGGTAAAATTAATGCAGGTCTTACTTGAAACATCAATAGCTGAATATGGTGAGGCAGTATCTGATGGAGTAATTGGCGAAATGGCCGAATTCCAAGATGGTTCTGCATTTGTATGGAGATCTCAGCAGATTTTTGCTGAAATAGAGTCTGATGTTGATCATCATGCAGCTGAAGAGATTGAAGAACTATACGGAGATCTTTGGGCAGCATATGATGCAAGGGCAGATCCTTCACAAGTTGAAATACTTGCAGGTGGCATAATTCATGAACTTGACGAATCCTTAGAACCAAAAATAGAATTTGCTTCTTCCTTGGAAGAAACACTTGGACATTTCTGGGCACTTGAACAGAACCTTGATGATAAAAATGCGGAACTGGCATTGATTCATGCAACGCATCCAATTGCAGAACTGTATGACTCCATGAAACCTGAACTCAAAGCAGCAGATCCTAACCTTGATGCGCAAGTTCAAGAAACATTAATGGAATTAAAAAACAGGGCAAACACCGAGATATCTAGAGCACAAGCTCAGCAAGCAATTGATGATGCAAAAGGTGTAGTAGCAATTGCACGTTCTACCGTTGTTGGAGATGAGTTAAGTAGTGAAACTGCATTCAAGGTAAAATTAATGCAGGTCTTACTTGAAACATCAATAGCTGAATATGGTGAGGCAGTATCTGATGGAGTAATTGGCGAAATGGCCGAATTCCAAGATGGTTCTGCATTTGTATGGAGATCTCAGCAGATTTTTGCTGAAATAGAGTCTGATGTTGATCATCATGCAGCTGAAGAGATTGAAGAACTATACGGAGATCTTTGGGCAGCATATGATGCAAGGGCAGATCCTTCACAAGTTGAAATACTTGCAGGTGGCATAATTCATGAACTTGACGAAATCTTGGGAGTGGAAAATAAGGAATCCAACCTACTAGAATATGTCGAGAACATCCAAACATTACTTGAACAAACAAAAGTAGAGTATGCAAAGGGTGATACTGACTTGGCTCTAAGCCTGGCAACCAAGGCTTATCTTGACAACTATGAATTCTTAGAAGCTCCTCTAATTGAGATTGGTCAAAAAGAACTCATGGAAGAAGTAGAAGTAATGCTTAGAGAAGATCTTAGAACTATGATTAAAAACGGTGAATCAAGCTCCGCAATTAATACTCAAGTAGATGCAATTCTTGTCAAAATGAATACTATTGGTACAGTTGTTCCAGAATTTGGTACAGTTGCTATGATGGTATTGGCAGTTGCAATCATAAGCATAGTTGCAATAACTGCAAAATCTAGAATCAGCCTAAGAGTTTAA
- a CDS encoding site-specific integrase — protein sequence MEKISRKAKGTQLSYNTVLNNWETFSEEKFQQKDIIPDLKLVEEETLWDTLQSWINWNSEQENMPQTIRNWFSLLKKYLYHRGIKLTKEDVSENLDFPLKIQETHYPMSLEEAQSIIEAAPFKKKIMYLCMLSSGMRIGEICQIKKKHLDLDKSRIQVNIPSSIAKYNRKRTTFFSKEVTPLLKRHLRKLSDEDMIFGTHENPKYAEVNQMQQLKRLLNKIGLYQKQENGHGKITSHSFRAYFITKVSRFDNDLAHFLAGHTKGVYLPQYDRLTDDEKLELYLKIEEKLLIDDSVITKAELEKTQNDLSELEKVKEDNEKILNWIARQENKK from the coding sequence ATGGAGAAAATTTCCAGAAAAGCCAAAGGAACTCAACTCTCATACAATACTGTTCTTAACAATTGGGAGACCTTCTCTGAGGAAAAATTCCAACAAAAAGACATCATTCCTGATCTAAAACTAGTTGAAGAAGAGACATTGTGGGATACCTTGCAGTCTTGGATAAACTGGAATTCTGAGCAAGAAAACATGCCACAAACAATCAGAAACTGGTTTTCTCTACTGAAAAAATATCTCTACCATCGAGGAATAAAACTAACAAAAGAAGACGTCTCAGAAAACTTAGACTTTCCTCTAAAAATTCAAGAGACTCACTATCCAATGTCTCTTGAGGAAGCACAATCAATCATTGAAGCGGCTCCATTCAAAAAGAAGATCATGTATCTGTGTATGCTTTCAAGTGGAATGAGAATTGGTGAGATATGCCAGATAAAGAAAAAACATTTAGATCTTGACAAGTCTAGAATACAAGTAAACATTCCATCATCAATTGCAAAGTACAATCGAAAGCGAACCACGTTTTTCAGCAAAGAGGTTACCCCACTTCTCAAAAGACATCTGAGAAAACTCTCTGATGAAGACATGATTTTTGGAACACATGAGAATCCAAAGTATGCAGAAGTAAATCAGATGCAACAACTAAAGCGACTGTTAAACAAAATTGGACTATATCAAAAACAAGAAAACGGTCACGGAAAAATCACCAGTCATAGCTTTCGTGCTTATTTTATCACCAAGGTATCTAGGTTTGATAATGACTTGGCTCATTTTCTTGCAGGTCATACAAAGGGTGTGTACTTGCCACAATATGACCGACTGACAGATGATGAGAAACTAGAATTGTATCTAAAGATAGAAGAAAAACTTCTCATTGATGATTCTGTAATAACAAAGGCAGAACTAGAAAAGACACAAAATGATCTTTCTGAACTTGAAAAAGTCAAAGAAGATAATGAAAAAATCTTGAATTGGATTGCAAGACAAGAAAATAAAAAATAA
- a CDS encoding citrate synthase produces METKNIGLRGIEVADTKISHIDGEKGKLIYRGFDILDLTKNSTFEETAYILLYDQLPNKQQLDEFNAKLIEARYIPKQMQKNMGNWRKDADPMDMLQAFVSALAGYYDEEFSNKEASYEKAINLIAKVPTIIASWQRIRNGLEIVDPDSSLSHAANFLYMMSGKKPDPEVEKIFDTCLILHADHTFNASTFTARQVASTRAHMYSAASAAIGALSGELHGGANTEVMKMLLEIGEINKVEEWIKEKMNKGERIMGMGHAVYRTYDPRAQVLKELSRKLAEKTKEPWFAMTEKVETTTIAEMKSQKDRDIYPNVDLYSASIYYMLKIPVDLNTPIFAISRVAGWAAHIIEEKFAEAAPKPALYRPKAVYVGKYCGPEGCEYKTLDLRK; encoded by the coding sequence ATGGAGACAAAAAATATCGGCTTGAGAGGAATCGAGGTTGCAGATACCAAAATTTCACATATAGACGGTGAAAAAGGTAAGCTCATCTACAGAGGATTCGATATTTTAGATCTTACAAAAAATTCAACTTTTGAAGAAACAGCATACATTTTACTTTATGATCAATTGCCAAATAAACAACAATTAGATGAATTTAATGCAAAACTGATTGAAGCAAGATACATTCCAAAACAAATGCAAAAAAACATGGGGAATTGGAGAAAAGATGCAGATCCTATGGATATGCTTCAAGCATTTGTATCGGCACTTGCAGGATATTATGATGAGGAATTTTCAAACAAGGAGGCCAGTTATGAAAAAGCAATTAATCTTATTGCAAAAGTTCCAACAATTATTGCCAGTTGGCAGAGAATTAGAAATGGATTAGAAATTGTAGATCCAGATTCATCATTAAGTCATGCTGCAAATTTTCTATATATGATGTCAGGAAAAAAACCAGATCCAGAAGTGGAGAAAATTTTTGACACGTGTTTAATTTTACACGCAGATCATACTTTCAATGCATCAACATTTACTGCAAGGCAAGTAGCATCAACAAGAGCTCATATGTATTCAGCCGCAAGTGCAGCAATTGGGGCATTAAGTGGAGAATTACACGGAGGAGCAAATACAGAAGTGATGAAAATGTTACTAGAAATTGGAGAAATTAACAAAGTGGAAGAATGGATTAAAGAAAAAATGAACAAAGGTGAAAGGATTATGGGTATGGGTCATGCAGTTTACAGAACATATGATCCCAGAGCCCAAGTTTTAAAAGAGCTATCTCGAAAGCTTGCAGAGAAAACTAAAGAACCATGGTTTGCAATGACAGAGAAAGTAGAAACCACAACAATTGCAGAAATGAAATCTCAAAAAGACAGGGATATTTATCCTAATGTAGATTTGTACAGCGCCTCAATTTACTATATGCTAAAAATCCCAGTGGATCTTAATACTCCAATTTTTGCAATTTCTAGAGTTGCAGGATGGGCAGCACACATTATTGAAGAAAAATTTGCAGAAGCAGCACCAAAACCAGCATTGTATAGACCAAAAGCAGTTTACGTTGGAAAATATTGTGGGCCAGAAGGGTGTGAATATAAAACTCTAGATTTGAGAAAATAA